The Maledivibacter sp. sequence TGGGAAAGGTTGTGGAACAAGGGGATACAGAAACTTTAATAAAAAAGAGATATCACCCCTATACAGAAGCATTATTAGAGGCTGTGCCTAGCCCTGATCCTGAAGTGAAGCTCAGTTTACAAAAAATAAAGGGAGAAGCACCAAATCCAGTTAATCTCCCAACAGGTTGTAGATTTCACCCAAGATGTATTAAATGTATGGAAGTATGTAAGACAGTAGAACCCAAAGAAATAGATATGGGGGATGGTCACAAGGTAATGTGCCATTTATATGAAAGGAGATAAAAATGGGTAAAGCATTGATTTTAGAAAATATGACATGGAAAGAATTAGATGAAATAAAGGATAAAGTAGAATTGGTAATAGTACCGGTGGGGTCTACGGAGCAGCATGGACCAAATACAACCCTTGATACCGATACCATAAGAGCAAGGATAATTAGTGAGATGATAGGGGAGGTTTTCGGAGAGAGGGTCCTTGTGGCACCTACTATACCTATTGGACTTTCTTATCATCACATGAAATTTCCAGGGACATTGACTTTTTCCTTGGAAACCTACCTAAGAATTTTGAGGGATATATGTTGGAGCTTTAAACAACATGGATTCAAGAAAATATTATTCTTATCGGGACATGGTGGAAATAAACGACCTATTCAAGAATATGCTTCAGAAGCAAAAAAAGAATTTGATATGGATATATATATGAGTGGTATAGGTGGGAGCTTAGTGAGAGAATTAAGTGAAAAATATGGATTTTCCAAATTTAAAGGCCATGCTTGTGAGGTTGAAACTTCTCAAACCATGTATTTAGCTCCAGACCACGTGCGATATGATTCCCTTGAAAAAGCAAAATTTAGAGATGATAGCAAATATCTAATCAAAGAATATACCCATGGTGGTGGTGTATTCTGGGATTATAGAAAAGTTACAGAGAATGGAGCCTTAGGGGATGCCACAAGGGCAAGTGTAGAATTCGGGAAGGAAATGAATGAAATGGTAATCAAGAAAATCACCGAATTTATTGAGAAGATAATATTATAAAAAATATATATGAATTTATCCATATATATTCATAATGTTTAGAATCAAATACTGAATTATATTAGAGGGATGAAGGATGAAGGATAATTATAATCATTTTAAATTGACCGATGAAAATGGCGAAATAATTAGAAACAATAGAGGAGATAAGGGTTCAAATGGTATGGTAGCCACAGCCAGGCTTGAGGCCTCAAAGATAGGAATAGATATAATAAAAAGTGGAGGAAATGCCATAGATGCAGCCGTTGCTGTTGGCTTTGCACTAGGAGTATGCGAACCAAATGCATCGGGTCTAGGTGGGGGAGGTTTTATGACCATTAGGCTTGGTGATAGTGGAGAGACCATATTCCTAGATTTCAGAGAGGTCGCACCTGCACTAGCAAATCCATCTATGTGGCAAATAGATGATAATGGGGATGTCATAGGCGATGAAAAATCCCAAGGTGGTAAATCGATCTGTGTTCCAGGAGAAGTAGCTGGACTTATATCGGCATTAGAAAACTATGGGACAATGACTTTGGAAGATGTCCTAAAGCCAGCTATACAACTAGCAGAGGATGGATTTATCGTCTCAGACATGTTTAAACGGGATATAGATAATTACAGAAATAAGCTTTTAGAATATGAAGAAAAGGGAAATGTGTTTCTAAATGACTACAAAGTAGGAGATAAAATCACCAATAAACCACTGGCAGATACCCTTAGAAAAATCAGTGAAGAAGGGACAAATGGATTCTATAAAGGGGCTGTTGCTGATAGAATAATCAAATCCATCCAGAAGCATTCGGGAATAATGGCCATAGAAGATTTGGAGAACTATGGTGTTAATGAATTAAAGCCTATGAGGGGGACCTATAGGGGCTATGAAATTATTTCTTCACCGCCTCCAAGTTCAGGAGGCACCCATATTATACAGATTTTAAATATTTTAGAAAACTTTGATATTTCATCCTATGAAGTCAATTCCACCGAATATATGCATATATTTTCTGAAATATTCAAGATGTGCTTTGCAGACAGACTAGAGTATATGGGTGACCCTAATTTTGCATATGTGCCTATTAATGGGTTGATATCAAAACAATATGCCAAAAGACTTGCTAGGAAAATAGACATGGACAAGGCTAATAAATATGGATATGATTATCCAATTGATTTTGAGCCCACTGATACCACCCATTATTCCATAGGGGATAAAGATGGGAATATGGTATCAGTAACTAAAACCATAAGTGCATTTTTTGGATCAGGAGTGGTACCAGAGGATACGGGGATAGTATTGAACTGTCAAATGAGGGGTTTTGCCCTAGGTGAAGGAAAAGCAAATTCAGTAGGGCCCAATAAAAAGCCCCTTAGCTCGATGAGTCCTACTATAATACTAAAGGATAATAAGCCATTTGCAGTACTA is a genomic window containing:
- a CDS encoding creatininase family protein, yielding MGKALILENMTWKELDEIKDKVELVIVPVGSTEQHGPNTTLDTDTIRARIISEMIGEVFGERVLVAPTIPIGLSYHHMKFPGTLTFSLETYLRILRDICWSFKQHGFKKILFLSGHGGNKRPIQEYASEAKKEFDMDIYMSGIGGSLVRELSEKYGFSKFKGHACEVETSQTMYLAPDHVRYDSLEKAKFRDDSKYLIKEYTHGGGVFWDYRKVTENGALGDATRASVEFGKEMNEMVIKKITEFIEKIIL
- the ggt gene encoding gamma-glutamyltransferase — encoded protein: MKDNYNHFKLTDENGEIIRNNRGDKGSNGMVATARLEASKIGIDIIKSGGNAIDAAVAVGFALGVCEPNASGLGGGGFMTIRLGDSGETIFLDFREVAPALANPSMWQIDDNGDVIGDEKSQGGKSICVPGEVAGLISALENYGTMTLEDVLKPAIQLAEDGFIVSDMFKRDIDNYRNKLLEYEEKGNVFLNDYKVGDKITNKPLADTLRKISEEGTNGFYKGAVADRIIKSIQKHSGIMAIEDLENYGVNELKPMRGTYRGYEIISSPPPSSGGTHIIQILNILENFDISSYEVNSTEYMHIFSEIFKMCFADRLEYMGDPNFAYVPINGLISKQYAKRLARKIDMDKANKYGYDYPIDFEPTDTTHYSIGDKDGNMVSVTKTISAFFGSGVVPEDTGIVLNCQMRGFALGEGKANSVGPNKKPLSSMSPTIILKDNKPFAVLGSPGGNRIITTVAQVISKLIDHNMNIEDAINSPRISNYVDGIMLYESRISSDSIAKLRNMGHDVEMLSEYDRKLGGVQGIKYNDEMIIKGAADPRRDGVAIGY